The genome window AAATCTAAAGTCTAAAATCTAAAATTGATATGGTTCACCAACCCCCATCGGGTGCAAGAGATTTATTGCCCCTTGACGTTGCTCAAAAAATTTCGATCGAACGGCGCTTACAGCAGGTTTTTCACCGCTGGGGCTATCACCGGATTATTACCTCTACTCTAGAAAGGCTGGAGACATTGATGGCTGGGGGCGCGATCGACCGATCGACCTTAATTCAACTGCAAGACGCCGAGGATGGAGAACTCGGTTTGCGGCCGGAATTGACAGCATCTATCGCCCGCGCGGCTGCAATGCGGATGGCCGGGACTCGCTGGCAGCCGTTTCGCCTCTACTACAACGCTAACGTGTTCCGCAAAGGCCCAGATACTGGCTCAGGCGGGCAACAGGAGTTCTATCAAGCTGGGGTAGAACTGCTCGGCGCGGGGGGGACGGTTGCGGATGCAGAAGTGCTGCTGCTGCTGTCTGAGTGCTTGCAGAGCTTGGAAATTGATGAGTGGCATTTGGTTTTGGGAGAAGCGGGCTTGACTGCAAGATTGCTGGAACCGTTTCCGCCAAACGTGCGCCAAAAAGTTCGGGGGGCGATCGCCAATCTCGATCGAATTACCTTGGAAACTTTGCCGCTGTCAACCGAATTGCGAGAAAGAGCACTGCTGTTATTTGACTTGCGCGGCCGCCCCGAAGAGGTGTTGCCAATTGTTGCCAAGCTGGATTTAGATTTGTCGCAGCAATCGGCGTTAAACAATCTCAAATCGGCGATCGAATTGCTGCACCAATGCCAGTCAAAAATTCCCCATCTCAAATCTCACATTCACCTCGATTTGAGTTTAATTCAAACATTTGACTACTACACTGGAATTGTGTTTGAAGTTGTCAGCAGCAGCAAGACAGGACAGCGAGTTTTAGGACAAGGGGGACGCTACGACCAACTGTTGGGACTGTTCGATCCCCAAGGGCAAAATTCCCCCGGCATCGGGTTTTGTCTGAATATTGAAGATTTGCACCAAGTTTTGCTGACAGAGGGGCAATTGCCCAGCCAGACGCCCGCTAGCGACTGGTTGGTTGTGGCTCAAACTCCTGAAGCTAGTGCCGCCGCGTTTGCTTACGCTCGCAAACTCCGAGACTCTACTCACCTAGTTCGGGTAGAAATAGATTTGGAGAGTCGGGAGACGGAAGAGGCGGCGCGGGAATACGCGCGCGATCGGCGAATTGCTCAAATTGCTTGGGTAAATGCCGAAGGATTGCCAACAATTGAAACGGTAAATTAGCCGAATTGGTAATGGGTAATTGGTAGTTGGTAATTGGTTAAAAATCACCAGATATGATATTATGTATCCTGCTGATTTAGAGAAGGTTTTGCCAATTGCTAATTGCTAATTCCCTATCTAACTAAAATCTTTTGAGAGAACACTATGGCACACACTATTGTTACGAATATTTGCGAGGGAGTTGCTGATTGCGTTGGCGCTTGTCCGGTTGCTTGCATTCACCCAGGCCCCGGCAAAAATGTCAAGGGTACTGATTGGTTTTGGATTGATTTTGATACCTGCATTGACTGCGGCATTTGTTTGCAGGTGTGTCCGGTGGAAGGTGCGATCGTTCCCGATGAACGACCTGAGTTGCAGCAAACTCCCTCTTGATTGAATTAACTCTTTTTCCCCTTCTCTTCCTTTGTGTCATAAACGTCTTCGCGGTTCGTTAAATTTATATAGGAAGTTTTTTAACGAACCGCAGAGGGCGCAGAGGGCGCAGAGAAGAAGGGCGAGAAATATTAGATAAATATAACGTTTAGATATCTAAGTGCAGGTAATTAATTATGTTACTTTTAGATCCAAAAACTCTCGAACCTGCTACCGAACAGCGCATTATTTTATATGATGTGAGTTGGGAGCAATACGAGCAACTTTCTGATATGTTTGTCGATGAATTCCCCAGGATGATCTACTTGGAAGGAACGTTAGAAATTATTATGACGAATTCGCCAGAACATGAAAGGCTTAAAACAATTATTGCCCGGTTGATAGAAACCTATGCAGTTGAAAGGCTAATTAATCTCAACGGTTACGGAAGTGCTACATTTCGCCGCGAAGCTGTGAGACGGGGTGCCGAACCGGATGAGTGTTACTGCTTGGGTTCACTTGCAGAAATCCCTGATATTGCGATCGAAATTGCTCTAACTGGCGGTGGAGTTGACAAACTAGAAGTGTATCGCGGTTTGCAAGTTCCTGAAGTCTGGTTTTGGGCTAACGATCAATTTTCTATTTACCACTTGCAGGAGTCTGGTTATGAGTTAATTTCGAGCAGTGAATTTTTGCCTGAGTTAGACTTTTCTGTATTGAGTCAATATGTAGGATATGTTAACCAAACAGAAGCTGTTATTGCTTATAGAACAGTTTTGCAAACAGCTACAGGAATGTCAAATCCATAGACATCTCCAGAAAAGCCAGTATTGAAAGGCTTTCCGGGCTGTTCCACAATAAAAAAAAAGCCCGTGAAGCGTAGCTATCCCGCTCTTAATCGCAGTTTACAAAAAAAACTACAATAAAATCTACAATAAAATTCTATGCAGCCGATCGCACTTTCCCACTCTCAAATTTTATCCATCCGCACCCACGCCGAAAGCGCTTATCCTGAAGAATGCTGCGGTTTGTTGCTCGGTCGAGTTACTGGCGATGTTAAAACTTTAGTGGAAGTTTGGCCGACTGAAAATGCTTGGAGTGCGGAAGCTGAAGAGAATTGGCCCGAACAAAAAGGATTGACAGAAAGACGCAGATATGCTATCAAGCCCGAAGATATGTTGCGGGCGATGAAACACGGGCGCGATCGCACTCTGGATATTATCGGTATATATCATTCTCACACGGATTGTCCTGCTGTGCCCTCAGAGTGCGATCGGACATTGGCCTGGGCCGAATACTCTTATATTATTGTGTCCGTCCGACAAGGCTGTTGGGAAGACCTCCGCAGTTGGAGTCTTGACGGAGAGGGGAACTTTCAAGCAGAGGAAATTCGCCTAGTTGAACCGACTGAGATTAAGAAATAATTAGTAAAAATAACAAACACGTAAAAATGCGAAAGATTCAGATAGGATGTAATTCAAAATCTGCGCTACACACAATATCATGCTAAATCCTAATCTGGAGGAGATCCAGCTCAACAAACAAGAATACGAACGCTACTCTCGCCACCTGATCCTCCCAGAAGTTGGATTGGAAGGGCAGAAGCGTCTCAAAGCTGCCAGCGTGCTCTGCATCGGTACGGGAGGCCTCGGTTCGCCGCTGCTGCTGTATTTAGCAGCCGCCGGTGTTGGCCGCATTGGCATTGTAGACTTTGATGTTGTAGACCATTCTAATTTGCAGCGGCAAGTAATTCACGGCACTTCTTGGGTGGGGAAACCGAAGATTGAGTCCGCTAAAAATCGGATTTTAGAAATTAATCCTTTTTGTCAAGTTGATTTGTACGAGACTCGCGTTAGTTCGGAAAATGCGATCGAGATTGCCACTCCTTACGATATCATCATCGACGGTACGGACAACTTCCCGACTCGCTATTTGATGAACGACGTTTGCGTGCTTTTAAACAAGCCCAACGTCTACGGTTCCATCTTCCGATTTGAAGGGCAAGCAACAGTTTTCAACTACGAAGGCGGCCCGAATTACCGCGATTTGTACCCGGAACCCCCGCCTCCCGGGATGGTTCCTTCTTGTGCCGAAGGCGGCGTTTTAGGCGTTTTGTGCGGAGTTGTCGGTTCTATCCAAGCAACGGAAGCTATCAAGATTATCTTAGGTCAGGGCACTACTTTGAGCGGCAGATTGTTGCTTTACAATGCCTTAGATATGACGTTCCGGCAATTGAAACTGCGGCCTAATCCAGTGCGTCCGGTAATTGAAAAGTTAATCGATTACGAACAATTCTGCGGCATTCCTCAAGCAAAAGATAAGGAAGCACAAGATCAAAAGAAAATCCCTGAGATGACTGTCACGGAACTTAAGGAGTTAATCGACAGCGGTGCGAAGGATTTTGTATTGTTGGATGTTCGCAATCCCAACGAGTATCAAATTTGTCAAATTCCTGGGTCGGTTTTGGTTCCTTTGCCGGATATCGAACACGGCGCAGGTGTCGCTAAGGTCAAGGAATTGTTGAACGGCCACCGCTTGATTGCACACTGCAAAATGGGCGGACGTTCTGCCAAGGCTTTGGGGATTTTGAAGGAAGCTGGAATTGAGGGGATTAATGTTAAGGGCGGAATTACTGCTTGGAGTCAAGAAGTAGACCCGTCTGTACCTCAATATTAAGTAGCAAAGCAGGACACGGCATCGTGCCTTTCGTCGTGTCCATTTAAGCCGAAAGCCCGCCAGGGACTGAAGTCCCTGGCTAATAGCGAAAGTCCTCGCTATGAGGACTAATGAGTTCTTCAGTCCTCTAAAGAGGACTTTCGCTTTGAGGCAGGGGTTTTAACCCCTGTCGGACTGCGGGGTTGACGTGTTTGTTGACACTAATGCACGGCATCGTTTCCCTACAAAAAACCCAGACTAACCCAACCCTTCAACTAACAGATTGCGAGCACTTTCCAACGCTTCCTGCAACTTACTTGCATCGCGTCCCCCAGCTTGGGCCAAATTCGGTCGCCCGCCGCCTTTTCCGCCGCAAATTTGAGCAATTCCCCCGATAAACTTGCCAGCTTGCAATCCTTTCTTATTGACTTGGGGACTAAAAGCTGCCACCAAACTTACCTTATCAGGTTCAGGAATTGATGCCAAAACAACCGCAGCACTTCCTAATTTTTGCTGCAATCTTTCCGCCGCAGTTTTCAGCGCTTCTGCATCCACATCTCCCAATTGAGCTACAATGATTTTGAATTCGCCGAGATCCTCAGCCGCACTCAACAACTGGTCGGATTTTGCGATCGCCAATTCCGACTTCAAAGCAGCCAAATGTTTCTGAGTATCCTTCAACTCATTCTGCAAATTGGTAATCCGGTTCGGCAATTCTTCAGGCTTCGCCTTAAATCGATCGCCCAAATCGCGCACCACCTTGTCCCGCACGTTCAAATAGTCCAAAACAGCTTGTCCCGAAACCGCTTCAATCCGGCGAGTTCCCGCCGCTACCCCCGCTTCGGAAACAATCTTAAACAGCCCGATTTCTGCGGTATTGCTGACGTGAGTCCCGCCGCACAATTCCATCGAAACGCCGGGAAAATCGATCACCCGCACTACGTCGCCGTACTTCTCGCCAAACATCGCAGTCGCGCCTTTTTCTCTCGCTTGGGCGATCGGCATTTCTGCAACTACCGCAGCGTGGGCCTCAGCAATCCAACTATTAACTAAATCCTCAATTTTCTGCAACTCTTCTGCTGTGACAGCGCGCGGAGAATTGAAATCAAACCGCAATCTTTCTGACGTTACCAGCGAACCAGCTTGCGAAATCGAATCGTCCACAATTTTTCGCAAAGCTGATTGTAATAAGTGAGTTGCTGTGTGGTTGGCCTGAATTCGGCGGCGACCGCTATTGTCAATTTTCGCAGTAATACTATCGCCAACTCTCAGCGTTCCCCGTTCCACAAAGCCGAAATGCACGAAGAAATCCGATTCCTTCTTCACATCATCAACTCTTACCAACAAACCCTCTCCATTCTCTCCCTGAATGCTGCCGTTCAAATAACCTTTATCCCCTATTTGTCCGCCGGATTCAGCATAAAATGGCGTTTGGTTCAACACAACTTGTACCTCAGTGCCTGCGGCTGCTTCCTCCACAGATTTGCCGTCAACCAAAATAACTTCCACCTCAGCTAAACTCGACAATTCAGCATAACCGACAAACTCAGTTCCTTGGATTGTTTCAGCCAACTTATCCAAAGAACCCTGCACCGTCAAATCGATTGTTTGGCGAGCATCTTTAGCGCGAGTTTGCTGTTCCTTCATCGCCGCTTCAAAGCCGTCCAAATCCACAGTTATTCCCTGTTCCTCAGCAATTTCTTGAGTCAGTTCTAAGGGAAAACCGTAGGTATCGTAAAGAGTGAAAGCATCTTGACCGCTGATTTGTTGGTTTGCTTGCTGTTTTGTGCGATCGACAATTTCCTCCAGCAGCTTCTCTCCGCGTTCCAAAGTCTTGAGAAACTGCGCTTCTTCCCTTGCCAATTCCGCCTTAATTTGAGATTCCCGCTGCCGCACGTTCGGATAAGCAGCTTCCGAAAGGGCGATCGCACTTTCAGCCACCCGCACCGTAAATTCCCCCTGAATTCCAATCAGTCGTCCGTGGCGCACCACCCGGCGAATCAACCGGCGCAAAATGTAACCCCGACCAACATTCGACGCGCGAATTTCGTCCGCAATCATGTGCACCACAGCCCGAATGTGGTCGCCAATTACTTTCAGCGAAACCTTGACTTTTTCATCGCTATTGTGGTAATCAATCCCGGCAATTTCTGCCGCTGATTGAACGATCGGAAAAATCAAATCTGTTTCGTAATTGTTGGGTACTTTCTGGAGGATTTGTGCCATCCGTTCCAGTCCCATGCCAGTATCAATATTTTGATTTTTCAGCGG of Oscillatoria nigro-viridis PCC 7112 contains these proteins:
- a CDS encoding indolepyruvate ferredoxin oxidoreductase subunit alpha translates to MAHTIVTNICEGVADCVGACPVACIHPGPGKNVKGTDWFWIDFDTCIDCGICLQVCPVEGAIVPDERPELQQTPS
- a CDS encoding M67 family metallopeptidase translates to MQPIALSHSQILSIRTHAESAYPEECCGLLLGRVTGDVKTLVEVWPTENAWSAEAEENWPEQKGLTERRRYAIKPEDMLRAMKHGRDRTLDIIGIYHSHTDCPAVPSECDRTLAWAEYSYIIVSVRQGCWEDLRSWSLDGEGNFQAEEIRLVEPTEIKK
- the alaS gene encoding alanine--tRNA ligase, whose translation is MSISPKFLSGSQIRETFLQFYAQRGHKILPSASLVPEDPTVLLTIAGMLQFKPIFLGQRAAESPRATTSQKCIRTNDIENVGRTARHHTFFEMLGNFSFGDYFKKQAIAWAWELSTEVFGLPASNLVVSVFRDDDEAFAIWRDEIGIPGDRIQRMGEDDNFWESGPTGPCGPCSEIYYDFHPERGDNIDLEDDSRFIEFYNLVFMQYNKDAEGNLTPLKNQNIDTGMGLERMAQILQKVPNNYETDLIFPIVQSAAEIAGIDYHNSDEKVKVSLKVIGDHIRAVVHMIADEIRASNVGRGYILRRLIRRVVRHGRLIGIQGEFTVRVAESAIALSEAAYPNVRQRESQIKAELAREEAQFLKTLERGEKLLEEIVDRTKQQANQQISGQDAFTLYDTYGFPLELTQEIAEEQGITVDLDGFEAAMKEQQTRAKDARQTIDLTVQGSLDKLAETIQGTEFVGYAELSSLAEVEVILVDGKSVEEAAAGTEVQVVLNQTPFYAESGGQIGDKGYLNGSIQGENGEGLLVRVDDVKKESDFFVHFGFVERGTLRVGDSITAKIDNSGRRRIQANHTATHLLQSALRKIVDDSISQAGSLVTSERLRFDFNSPRAVTAEELQKIEDLVNSWIAEAHAAVVAEMPIAQAREKGATAMFGEKYGDVVRVIDFPGVSMELCGGTHVSNTAEIGLFKIVSEAGVAAGTRRIEAVSGQAVLDYLNVRDKVVRDLGDRFKAKPEELPNRITNLQNELKDTQKHLAALKSELAIAKSDQLLSAAEDLGEFKIIVAQLGDVDAEALKTAAERLQQKLGSAAVVLASIPEPDKVSLVAAFSPQVNKKGLQAGKFIGGIAQICGGKGGGRPNLAQAGGRDASKLQEALESARNLLVEGLG
- a CDS encoding Uma2 family endonuclease — translated: MLLLDPKTLEPATEQRIILYDVSWEQYEQLSDMFVDEFPRMIYLEGTLEIIMTNSPEHERLKTIIARLIETYAVERLINLNGYGSATFRREAVRRGAEPDECYCLGSLAEIPDIAIEIALTGGGVDKLEVYRGLQVPEVWFWANDQFSIYHLQESGYELISSSEFLPELDFSVLSQYVGYVNQTEAVIAYRTVLQTATGMSNP
- a CDS encoding ATP phosphoribosyltransferase regulatory subunit encodes the protein MVHQPPSGARDLLPLDVAQKISIERRLQQVFHRWGYHRIITSTLERLETLMAGGAIDRSTLIQLQDAEDGELGLRPELTASIARAAAMRMAGTRWQPFRLYYNANVFRKGPDTGSGGQQEFYQAGVELLGAGGTVADAEVLLLLSECLQSLEIDEWHLVLGEAGLTARLLEPFPPNVRQKVRGAIANLDRITLETLPLSTELRERALLLFDLRGRPEEVLPIVAKLDLDLSQQSALNNLKSAIELLHQCQSKIPHLKSHIHLDLSLIQTFDYYTGIVFEVVSSSKTGQRVLGQGGRYDQLLGLFDPQGQNSPGIGFCLNIEDLHQVLLTEGQLPSQTPASDWLVVAQTPEASAAAFAYARKLRDSTHLVRVEIDLESRETEEAAREYARDRRIAQIAWVNAEGLPTIETVN
- the moeB gene encoding molybdopterin-synthase adenylyltransferase MoeB — encoded protein: MLNPNLEEIQLNKQEYERYSRHLILPEVGLEGQKRLKAASVLCIGTGGLGSPLLLYLAAAGVGRIGIVDFDVVDHSNLQRQVIHGTSWVGKPKIESAKNRILEINPFCQVDLYETRVSSENAIEIATPYDIIIDGTDNFPTRYLMNDVCVLLNKPNVYGSIFRFEGQATVFNYEGGPNYRDLYPEPPPPGMVPSCAEGGVLGVLCGVVGSIQATEAIKIILGQGTTLSGRLLLYNALDMTFRQLKLRPNPVRPVIEKLIDYEQFCGIPQAKDKEAQDQKKIPEMTVTELKELIDSGAKDFVLLDVRNPNEYQICQIPGSVLVPLPDIEHGAGVAKVKELLNGHRLIAHCKMGGRSAKALGILKEAGIEGINVKGGITAWSQEVDPSVPQY